Proteins encoded together in one Streptomyces sp. NBC_01216 window:
- a CDS encoding DMT family transporter codes for MGYGLLAGAIAAEIVGTTAMKYSEGFSRLWPSVITVAGYLLAFALLAQTLRTLQIGTAYAIWSGVGTAAVAVIGVLFMNESVGVAKIAGIALIVAGVVVLNLGGAH; via the coding sequence ATGGGATACGGACTGCTCGCGGGGGCCATCGCCGCCGAGATCGTCGGGACGACGGCGATGAAGTACAGCGAGGGCTTCTCCAGGCTCTGGCCGTCGGTGATCACGGTCGCGGGCTACCTGCTCGCCTTCGCCCTGCTCGCCCAGACCCTCAGGACGCTCCAGATCGGCACCGCGTACGCGATCTGGTCCGGGGTGGGCACCGCGGCCGTCGCCGTCATCGGCGTCCTCTTCATGAACGAGTCCGTCGGCGTCGCCAAGATCGCAGGGATCGCCCTGATCGTCGCGGGCGTCGTGGTCCTCAACCTCGGTGGCGCGCACTGA
- a CDS encoding polyprenyl synthetase family protein: MVSGKTASLMACACRLGALYAGADAERVAACARFGEDLGMAFQLVDDVRGIWGDPSLTGKPDGSDLTARKKPFPVAAALSTGTPSAERLSEVYASATPVRPAGPRRDHAAGGAAGGRERRWRRPRRTRRAHGPSWKGWAAPARCLRRVPPPSETSWD, translated from the coding sequence ATGGTGAGCGGCAAGACGGCCTCGCTGATGGCGTGTGCGTGCCGACTGGGGGCGCTGTACGCCGGGGCCGACGCCGAACGGGTCGCCGCCTGCGCGAGGTTCGGCGAGGACCTCGGCATGGCCTTCCAGCTGGTGGACGACGTACGGGGGATCTGGGGTGATCCCTCGCTCACCGGGAAGCCGGACGGATCGGATCTGACGGCCCGGAAGAAGCCCTTCCCCGTGGCGGCGGCGCTGTCGACCGGTACGCCGTCGGCGGAGCGACTTTCGGAGGTGTACGCGTCGGCCACCCCGGTCCGGCCGGCTGGACCTCGGAGGGACCATGCGGCTGGTGGAGCCGCTGGGGGACGGGAGCGACGATGGCGGAGGCCGAGGCGTACACGGCGAGCGCACGGGCCTTCCTGGAAGGGCTGGGCGGCTCCGGCCCGCTGCCTGCGGAGAGTTCCTCCGCCGTCGGAGACCTCGTGGGACTGA
- a CDS encoding TetR/AcrR family transcriptional regulator, translating to MPAGTPRTRRHDPDRRRRLVDAALRVVRRRGIGGLSHRTVAAEADVPLGSTTYHFSSLDDLLVAALRRANENFGLLLLREREGLGAAGSDLAAELARLVGEWIGGERTAVQLEYELYLAALRRPALRPVAAEWTDTVSEVLAGRTDPATARALVALMDGICLHVLLTGGRYDEEYAREMLGRLLGPR from the coding sequence ATGCCGGCCGGAACGCCCCGTACCCGCCGCCATGACCCCGACCGGCGCCGACGGCTGGTCGACGCGGCACTGCGGGTCGTGCGCCGACGCGGCATCGGAGGGCTCAGCCACCGCACGGTGGCGGCCGAGGCGGACGTGCCGCTCGGCTCGACCACCTATCACTTCTCCTCCCTCGACGACCTCCTCGTCGCCGCCCTGCGCCGTGCCAACGAGAACTTCGGACTGCTCCTGCTGCGCGAGCGGGAAGGGCTCGGCGCGGCCGGATCGGATCTCGCGGCCGAGCTGGCCCGGCTGGTGGGGGAGTGGATCGGCGGTGAACGCACGGCCGTGCAACTGGAGTACGAGCTCTACCTCGCCGCCCTGAGGCGTCCCGCCCTGCGCCCCGTCGCCGCCGAGTGGACCGACACCGTGAGCGAGGTCCTGGCCGGCCGCACCGACCCGGCCACGGCGCGCGCGTTGGTCGCGCTGATGGACGGCATCTGCCTGCACGTGCTCCTGACGGGAGGACGCTACGACGAGGAGTACGCCCGGGAAATGCTGGGCCGGCTCCTCGGACCCCGCTGA
- a CDS encoding GNAT family N-acetyltransferase translates to MILRAATRTELPAVLALLADEGRVVDPASVVVTGVYERAFAEIEADPRNEMLVLVDEDGTVLGCLQVTYIPGLGKGGAERALIEAVRIRADRRGDGLGHELMRRTVRRARERGCALVQLTSSKQRTRAHGFYASLGFARSHDGFKLLL, encoded by the coding sequence ATGATCCTTCGCGCCGCCACCCGAACCGAGCTCCCCGCCGTCCTCGCCCTGCTGGCCGACGAGGGGAGGGTGGTGGACCCCGCCTCCGTCGTCGTGACCGGGGTGTACGAACGGGCCTTCGCGGAGATCGAGGCCGATCCGCGCAACGAGATGCTGGTGCTCGTGGACGAGGACGGGACGGTCCTGGGCTGCCTGCAGGTCACGTACATCCCCGGCCTGGGCAAGGGCGGCGCCGAGCGGGCCCTGATCGAGGCGGTGCGGATCAGGGCCGACCGGCGCGGCGACGGCCTCGGCCACGAGCTGATGCGGCGCACGGTGCGGCGGGCGCGGGAACGCGGCTGCGCGCTGGTGCAGTTGACGAGCTCCAAACAGCGGACCCGGGCCCATGGTTTCTATGCCTCGCTGGGCTTCGCCCGCAGCCACGACGGGTTCAAACTGCTCCTCTGA
- the dapA gene encoding 4-hydroxy-tetrahydrodipicolinate synthase, translated as MSTERPFGRALCAMVTPFTPVGALDLDRARRLAARLVSEGCDGLVLNGTTGESPTTTDAEKAALVRAVRAAVGPEPSIVAGVGTADTRHTVTLAAQAEEAGADGLLVVTPYYSRPPQAAVEAHFLKVADATALPVMLYDIPCRTGVRIEPDTLLRLAAHPGIVAVKDCAGDLLSSARLIAETSLGYYSGSEELNLPLYAVGGAGYVSTVANVAPGAMRAVLDAFDAGDTAGAARLHARTLPLVELMMADGLPGAVTTKALLGDHVREPLQSADREAADGLRAAYERLVGT; from the coding sequence ATGAGCACTGAACGCCCTTTCGGCCGCGCCCTGTGCGCGATGGTCACCCCGTTCACCCCCGTCGGCGCGCTCGATCTCGACCGGGCCCGCCGGCTCGCCGCCCGCCTCGTCTCCGAGGGCTGCGACGGTCTCGTCCTCAACGGCACGACGGGCGAGTCCCCGACGACGACGGACGCCGAGAAGGCCGCGCTGGTCCGGGCGGTGCGCGCGGCCGTCGGACCGGAACCGTCGATCGTGGCCGGGGTCGGCACCGCGGACACCCGGCACACCGTCACCCTGGCCGCGCAGGCCGAGGAGGCGGGCGCGGACGGCCTGCTGGTGGTCACCCCGTACTACAGCCGCCCTCCGCAGGCCGCCGTCGAGGCGCACTTCCTGAAGGTGGCGGACGCGACCGCCCTGCCGGTGATGCTCTACGACATCCCCTGCCGCACCGGCGTCCGCATCGAGCCGGACACTCTGCTGCGACTGGCCGCTCACCCGGGGATCGTCGCCGTGAAGGACTGCGCGGGCGACCTGCTGAGCTCCGCCCGGCTGATCGCGGAGACCTCGCTGGGGTACTACTCGGGCAGCGAGGAACTCAATCTCCCGCTGTACGCGGTCGGCGGCGCCGGCTATGTCAGCACGGTGGCCAATGTGGCGCCGGGCGCGATGCGGGCCGTCCTCGACGCCTTCGACGCGGGCGATACGGCCGGGGCGGCCCGCCTGCACGCGCGCACGCTGCCGCTGGTCGAGCTGATGATGGCCGACGGGCTGCCGGGCGCGGTGACGACGAAGGCGCTGCTCGGCGATCACGTCCGGGAACCGCTGCAGTCCGCCGACCGGGAGGCGGCCGACGGACTGCGTGCCGCCTACGAGCGGCTGGTCGGGACGTGA
- the dapD gene encoding 2,3,4,5-tetrahydropyridine-2,6-dicarboxylate N-succinyltransferase codes for MTTAPRTTGAVAAGLATIAGDGTVLDTWFPAPELTETPGPAGTERLVPDAAVAALGEGAAKALGVDARRGVEVVAVRTVIASLDEKPLDAHDAYLRLHLLSHRLVKPHGQSLDGVFGLLANVAWTSLGPVAVDDVEKVRLNARAEGLHLQVTSIDKFPRMTDYVAPVGVRVADADRVRLGAHLAAGTTVMHEGFVNFNAGTLGTSMVEGRISAGVVVGDGSDIGGGASTMGTLSGGGNVVISIGERCLIGAEAGVGIALGDECVVEAGLYVTAGTRVTLPDGAVVKARDLSGASNILFRRNSVTGAVEARPNNAVWGGLNEVLHSHN; via the coding sequence ATGACCACTGCTCCTCGCACCACCGGCGCCGTCGCCGCCGGCCTCGCCACCATCGCCGGTGACGGCACCGTCCTCGACACCTGGTTCCCCGCCCCCGAGCTGACCGAGACGCCCGGCCCCGCCGGAACCGAGCGGCTCGTCCCCGATGCCGCCGTCGCCGCCCTCGGTGAGGGTGCCGCCAAGGCCCTCGGTGTGGACGCCCGTCGCGGCGTCGAGGTGGTCGCCGTGCGCACCGTCATCGCCTCGCTCGACGAGAAGCCGCTCGACGCCCACGACGCGTACCTGCGGCTGCACCTGCTCAGCCACCGGCTGGTCAAGCCGCACGGCCAGAGCCTCGACGGGGTCTTCGGCCTCCTCGCCAACGTCGCCTGGACCTCGCTCGGCCCGGTCGCCGTCGACGACGTCGAGAAGGTGCGGCTCAACGCCCGCGCCGAGGGCCTGCACCTCCAGGTCACCTCGATCGACAAGTTCCCGCGGATGACCGACTACGTCGCGCCCGTCGGCGTCCGCGTCGCCGACGCCGACCGTGTCCGCCTCGGCGCGCACCTCGCTGCCGGCACCACCGTCATGCACGAGGGCTTCGTCAACTTCAACGCCGGCACCCTCGGCACGTCGATGGTCGAGGGCCGGATCTCCGCCGGAGTCGTCGTCGGTGACGGTTCCGACATCGGCGGCGGCGCCTCCACCATGGGCACCCTCTCCGGTGGTGGCAACGTCGTCATCTCGATCGGCGAGCGCTGCCTGATCGGTGCCGAGGCCGGCGTCGGCATCGCGCTCGGCGACGAATGCGTCGTCGAGGCCGGTCTGTACGTCACCGCCGGAACCCGGGTCACCCTGCCGGACGGCGCGGTCGTCAAGGCCCGTGACCTGTCCGGTGCCTCGAACATCCTCTTCCGCCGCAACTCGGTGACCGGCGCCGTCGAGGCCCGCCCGAACAACGCGGTGTGGGGCGGTCTCAACGAGGTCCTGCACAGCCACAACTGA